From Camelina sativa cultivar DH55 chromosome 5, Cs, whole genome shotgun sequence:
ACGGGAACTTCAATTGttgcaatcaagtacaaagatGGGGTTTTGATGGCTTCTGATATGGGAGgtctgtttctttttccaagTTTCAGCTCTTTAATTGCTGCATTTCACTGTATGAGCACTTATACTTCCTTCAGTCATTGCGTATTTGGTGAAGTAATTGGCTGTAGTCTTTACTTTGCTTGCAATGTATATATCTGGATATATACTTAAAACCCGAAGAACTAGAGCCAGGATAGTTGTATTTACATCTGATATGAGCTTGATTGCTTGCAGCGTTTCCTTTTCTTCTATTGATgcttgtttatataattttttttctttttaggtgaGTGATCACAGCAGGGTagtagatatacatatatatcaagtGTTCTAGATAAGTAGTGATCAGCATGACTTATGAATAATGTTCAGAAGCGTATAttgacattaatttttttttcagagtaGGTAGTCCCATGTATGCTCTTTTGTATACATTCATGATCTGTTAAGCAATCAGGTTGTTTAGAGTGATAGCTTCATGCACATGGttccttttagttttatttattttgtgtcttttaTGCCGCATTTGTAGTATGGTTAGTATCTTTTGTTGCAGTTCTTCAACTGTTACTTTTATTTATCAATCTGTTTGAGATTTTTAGACCTGATGATGAAACTGAGATACAATTTCTGGTCAACTTGgttgtttgaatcttttttagtGGGTATGAGATGAGTAAGATAATTCTGGTCAAACACTATTACGCAGAAATAGTTTTGTTCTGTCTTCTGTCTATTAGCAGCTTCCTGATAAGAATATGTATTTGTGGCTAGAAACATAGACATGCAATGTTTATGGGTCTGCTTTCTTGTGACCGTTCTCTTTTTTAATCCGTTTGTTTGCCTACCTACATATTCTTTCCAATATACAATGTTATTGTTCATCGGCTGTTCCTGCTTCTTCTCCCTGTTATCTTAAGATTCAGGGTGGACTATGAATTGAGgattgtttcatttattttagtgCACAAGTTTGAATAGAGTTGATAAGTTATGACAATTTGTAGttccttttgttttctgttCGGTTTCCTCTGAGCTTTCCATTATTAGTTAGGTCAAGAAATGCAACTGAGAATCAACATTATAACTATCAACTACTGCCTAGCTATATCAAGTGAAATagtttgttttgtcatttaacACCAATTCACTATATGTAAAAGAACTATCAGATGTCTGTGCGGTTAGTGATGCTATGTGTTTTCCTGATCTCTTTAATAGCTTAGATTGTTTCTTAAGTTCTAATGTGTGAACTTGGTTTCCTGGAAATTTTTCATCAGAGAGTAATGATGATATTGTAGCTTCAACTCACCTTCAAATTTTTGCGAATCTGTAGGTTCATATGGATCCACCTTAAGATACAAGAACATTGAGAGGATGAAGGCTATTGGTAAGCATTCTCTTCTTGGTGCCAGTGGAGAAATCAGTGACTTTCAGGAGATTCTCCGTTATCTTGATGAGCTCACGTAAGAATCTGTTTGTTtcaatgtttctctttttttttaatctttctttcttgttatgCCTCACGACCCCTAGTTTTTACACAGCCTGAACGATAACATGTGGGATGATGGTAATTCTTTGGGACCAAAAGAGATTCACAACTATCTGACCCGTGTGATGTATAACCGTCGGAACAAGTTTAACCCTCTGTGGAACACTCTCGTCCTTGGAGGCGTCAAAAACGGGAAAAGTTACCTTGGAATGGTATGCGTCAGACTTTTCATTCacatatataatcttcttatgAATGTAGCTAATGATTTGGATTTATTTGATTCTCTCTAGGTTTCAATGATTGGTGTTAGTTTTGAGGATGATCATGTTGCCACTGGCTTTGGAAACCATCTCGCGAGGCCAATTCTTCGTGATGAGTGGCATGCGGACCTGAGCTTTGAAGATGGTGTCAAGCTCCTTGAGAAATGTATGCGTGTGCTTCTTTACCGTGACAGATCTGCTATTAACAAGCTTCAGGTTTGTCTTTAATAACAAGTTTTTTTGGGCCGTTATCTTATCTCATGAACAAGAATAATCTCAAATTAGTTTGGTTGAAGTTCTTCATCTGGAATGTAATAATGGTAACATAAAAAATGTGCAGATAGCAAAGATCACAGAAGAAGGCGTGACGGTTTCTCAGCCATACTCATTGAAGACATTCTGGGAATACTCATCGTTCCACAACCCAACCGCTAGTGCTGAAGGCTCCTGGTAAGAAGCGGGAAGTAATCACATTGTTTGGAGTTCTTTGGAGtaagcttttaaaatttatgtgatgTTGTTAAACGCTTGTACTGTAGTTGGTTTCTTCATGACATTCCAGAGTTCAGATCAATGAGGATTTATATAAAGTTCTGGATATCTTTGGATAGTTAAACTTTAGAACTCTTTGTTTGAcgttgttttcatattttatgaGCTTATCTTTTGAAGCATGGGGGATATCTTAGTTTGTTTTTGGCTCCTTCCTAACGTTTATTCGTCAAATTTTATTTCGACTTCAACATCCCGACAGCGACAATATTCAATATTGATGGTTTCAATAACCCTCATTTGAGGTCTCGACTTGCCAAGTCTAGGAAGtcatttctttcaatttctagTGTTGGTTTCCCGTTAACTCTTCAGTTATTGGTTGTCGTTGATCTGGATTACATTTTTTGAGTTGTAATAAAATGActttttagtgaaaaaaacGAATAACACATGCGGACTAATATTACTTTCCTCATAAACTGTTTCGATTTTGGTGAATATAGTGTGTACACCAGCAGAATGATTAGCTTTTTCCGACCCATTTAGATGAAGTAGAGAAGAGCAAGAAGGAGCTCtcttattttgatttctttataaTTCTTCGTAGTACCAATTTCAAAGCGGATAAATTAGTACGAAATATTCGTGTTTTACTGCATCTTGTAGTATTGTATGTAAATAATGTTGGAAAAACGTCTTGGTTccccatgagaactatgatatcaTAATCCTAGTTTCAGATGTCTTTGCCGAAATTATTCTCAACCTATATATCCATATATGGGGATGTTATCGGTTTAAAGAGTGAACCGATAGGAAACGGTtcataccaaaaacaaaaccaaaaataaaacccgACTGATGTTAATAACCCGACCCGAGATGATACATCCATAACTCCATTAACATCCCCAaatcctcaaaccctaaaagcataaatttctaaaatcGATCTCTGCAACCATGAGCAATGTTTCTTGAGCTTCGAGTGGTTCAGCAAATGTCCGACAAAGAGGATTCGTCGTTGGCTTGcctaagagatgttggtgtggGGAACAAATCATGGCAAAGAATTCCAAATCCAAGCCTAATCCTTCCCGGAGATACTTTCGATGTTGAGAAGCAACAGCAAAGAATGTACTACGTTATGCTTTGTTTGACATTGACATCGACTCTCATCAATTCTCATCAATTCTCATTGTTTTCTATGATATAATGTAGCTTGTGAACGATAACCACACCTTTAAGTGGGTCGATGAGGCATTGTTGGACGAGGTAGCAACATTGGGTGTTCAAATtgagagaataaaagaagagatgaaagagctTACAATAGAGACATTGGAAGAGCAGAAGATGAAATttgagaagatgcaaatggagtTAAAAAAATAGCTATGTGAGAGGGTTGAAGAAGTTTTGTTGAGAGCAAAAGCTGAATTGCAATGTAGGATgaaacatattataattgtaTGTGTTTTCGGTTTTATGATCATGTTTGCTATGTTTAAGGTTGTATGATGAGCTATTGTAAACTATTGTTCGGTTGTAATCTATTGTTCGGTTGTATGCTCTGCTTTATGctcttgtttgtgtttgtgttggtGTTGAGTGTGAACTCTTGTTGGTGTTGCGATTGCATTTAATAAGATAAACATTCTACATTTCATAAAAGGCAGAACGTGATGAACACATGTTCTGAAAACAAGCAGAATGATAAGGTTTTGAAATCATGTTCTCAACATGATCACAGACTAAAAACATAACCCTACTAGTCTATTCGATCGAAATACAGATCCAACTAGTTTCTTAGACCAGAAAAACAGACCCCTACTACCATAATCTTCAATATTCAGGCTTGTGAAAGTCCTCCACCACCTTGAGATAGTCCTCCACCACCctgaacaacttctcctccaccatatTGAGATAGTCCACCAACATCTTGAGAATGTCCACCACCttgaacaacttctcctccaccaccttgAGAAGCCTGAAAAACTGCAATCCCCAAAAAATGAGAACAAGAAACcgattataacaaataaaatgagAACAAACCGATTAATAACctgtgtttgatttttcttctggTGGAACCTACGGTTATGCTGATCAGAAAAACAAATTCCACAGTGCATTATCCTTTTTTTctgctttggtttcttcttgacAGGAGACTCATTTACACCtggcttcctcttcttttctgcCTTAGTTATCTTCTTTCTCCCAGGTTGTGGTGGCTCAGGTGGAACATAAACATCCTCACCTAAAGTCGAAGGCCAATGACGAGCACCCCTTTGTGGAGTAATGCCATCTGTGTAGTTAAGCCTCCACATAGCAGTTCGAAACCACTGGCACACATAGTCATCAACACTTAATATCCTCTTCAGAATCACTCCATACGCATGCTCACATGAAATCCcacatatttgaatttttttgcaGGTACAAGTCATATTTTCCAAACTAACTATGTGTTTGTCTCCATCCAGTGTGACTTTAAAGCACCGTTAGTAGAAGGATTAACCTGGCATTCCGAAGCTTTCTCATGCTCTTTAGCAAGAAACTTTGACACATATGGAGTACATAAACCTGAAACATCAAAAACCAATAACATTGCATTACATATGTagaaaattgtattaaattttgaattaaaacaattaattaccTTTGTGAGAATGAGAAAGAGCTGAACGTTTGGCAATCCGAACCATAGCCAGTCTTCTAACTGTCTCCAACATTGCAATAAATGGTTTCTCCCTTGCTTTGTCGATGGTCTTGTTGAAAGATTCTGTGAAGTTGTTGTCAACATCTTCACAATAACCCCCCATCTTATAGAAGGCACAAGTCCAAATCTTTGGTTTGGACTTCATAACATCATCATACACACCAATGTCATAAGCATGTATGCGTTCCAATCTCTCCCCAAACTGTTTTGCATTATAGCTCCAAGCCATATGCCAGAGGAGTGGCTTCATTTGCTTCTTGGAaggatgattcttcttcaagttcctaTAGATGTGTCTAACACACATTCTATGCTCTATTTTTGGTAACTTCAACTCCACGGCTTTTATCAACCCCTAAAACAGGaccaaacatattaaaaaccaTAACATTGACATCTATCAACCAATATAAGAAATTACAAGTATACCTTTTGTCGATCAGACACTAAAATGTAACCATCACCCTCGTTTAGCTCCAAGTCagtcttcaatctcttcacAAACCATAACTAGTTTTCTTTGTTCTCAACTTGAACAACACACCAGGCTATTGGATAGATGCCATTGTCTGCATCTCTGCCTAAGGCAGCAAGCAACTGTCCCTTGATCTTCGACTTTAAGAAGGCTCCATCAACTCCTATTATTGGCCGGCAAGTCTGTTTCCAAGTTCTTCTAAAGacatcaaaacaaacataaaaccgaCTGAACACATCTTGACCAGCATCATTCTTGATTGTATCTACCTCAACAATAGACCCTGGATTTGCATCCAAGATCTCAGCTGCGTAATCTCGCAGTCGtgttgtaacaacccgtcccgtggaccccactagcctcactactagcccactagcctcactgctagcccactagcctcactgctagccgcccaaacggaccccaagctggccctgcagggcatcgatcctaacccctcaccgggcaaatggaactattcatccaaatccacagtaggttattggtgcgccaggcgtccctcgaaccctggtccccaccctttaacaaccttcccacaggacaagttgccaccaattaagctgatttttatgtgacaacccgtcccgtggaccccaccagcctcactgctagccgccccaacggaccccaagctggccctgcagggcatcgatcctaacccctcactgggcaaatggaactattcatccaaatccacagtagatcaattggtgacagcttgtcctgtgggaaggttgttaaaaggtggggaccagggttcgaggaacgcctggcgcaccaataacctactgtggatttggatgaatagttctatttgcccagtgagggattaggatcgatgccctgcagggccagcttggggtccgttggggcggctagcagtgaggctagttgggtcaacgggacgggttgtcacacatgTAAACTGGACTTCATACTCTCTATCTATCCATGCCAAAGCATTTCTCCGAGCAGCTCGACATTGTGGCCTAGTAACTGATATCTTCCACCTTTCCATGATAATTTGTTCAATCCTCAATGGCTTGTAATGATCCGGTTCCTCCCTAATCTTATCGAGAAAAATTCTAGCTATAAATTGGGTCTTAAACATGTCACACTCACCATTGGGAGTACAACAATGCTTATCAATGTATTTGGTAATCCTCCACAACGATGCATTTGGAAGAAATGCAGCGAACACTTTCCACTCACAATTTCCCTTATCCCCAATACATCTAAACCCGATTTTATCATTGTTATACCTGTACTGCTTCAAATTGTAACCGGTATGTAGTGCATAgtccaagacattcttcttgaATGCGACCCCATTGTAGAAGGATTGCCCTTTCCACAACGTTCCATCACCACGTCCGTTATCCATAAACACTCTCTCTGGACCCGCACCACGAGGTCTACGACCATCTTCCTCGTCTTCACTTTCTGGGTACGTGTCGTGACGAATTGACTCTTCAGCATCAGTAAAATCCTGAGCAAGCTTCTCGATATGAAATTCATCTTGatcctctccttcttcatcgtaATCTCCTTGCCCAACACCATCTCTTTGCCGAATACCATCT
This genomic window contains:
- the LOC104787406 gene encoding proteasome subunit beta type-4, translating into MTFTIPIENGDAVKIAEAESQRTLYPYVTGTSIVAIKYKDGVLMASDMGGSYGSTLRYKNIERMKAIGKHSLLGASGEISDFQEILRYLDELTLNDNMWDDGNSLGPKEIHNYLTRVMYNRRNKFNPLWNTLVLGGVKNGKSYLGMVSMIGVSFEDDHVATGFGNHLARPILRDEWHADLSFEDGVKLLEKCMRVLLYRDRSAINKLQIAKITEEGVTVSQPYSLKTFWEYSSFHNPTASAEGSW